Genomic window (Rosa chinensis cultivar Old Blush chromosome 6, RchiOBHm-V2, whole genome shotgun sequence):
CTGACAAATTGAAGGGTCGCATCACTTGGATACCTCCCTAATGGTTATAAGTTTATGACTAAAGAACTTCATATTTCATTAAAAGGACGAGGACTGAGAGAGGGGGCTCTCAGTTTGAGAGGCTTCTACTTCTTCCAACTCCCGCCTTGTCAATTGTCTAGTTGAGGGCTCAAAGTTTAGGGCTCTCAGCATAAAACTAAACCTGATACTACATAAAAAGATAAGATATATAACCTCAAGAGAAACTAGCAAGATCTAAAGAAAATGgatgaacaaagaaaaagaaacaagctGTTGCCCTTAGCGCACAAAACATTCAAAAATAACAAACAGAAACTTTCACTGTTACTCTGACATCAATTTAGCTAACCTGACGGTAGTGATACAACTAGCAACTAGCAAAACGGGCATTGAACGTCTATGTGTTTTGAATTTCTCGTATACTCTGAAACTATATTCTGGTTATATACAGTGCTCAAAGAAGTGAGTCAAACGAAGGCTTTGGAAAATTCTATCAGGGGAAGAACTGAGCTGATTGACAGCTTATTAACCTATCCTCTACACCAAATACGATGACATGAGATTCCAACTAAGTTTCATGTGGGTTGGCATTGATGCCACAAACCGAAGGACATCTGGCTTCGAACTATCTACAGGGTGCTGGTTGTCTAACTTCTGATCCAATAAAACAAGGAACTTAGCAATATTGGGGAGTACGAGCTCTCTACAATGTAGATGTAAAAGAGGGACTTTTGATAGAACACTTCCCTTCTGTACATCCAGACCTGCTGGCCTCCGCAACTTGTATTGTAGCCCAGTTGCTGGCTCAATATCGACTTGAGGCATTTGTTTCCATCTCCGGTGAACAAACCACCCATATTTATAGTCACCCACAATTGGTGTGCCTAGAGCTTCAGCACAATGAACACGGAGCTGTACGAatacaaaagaaatgaaaatcatAGACGGCCTTAAATTCAGTATCCACcaattctgatttttcagaAGTATCATGAAGGAATTTGTACCTGATGCTTTCGGCTAGTGAGTGGTTGTAATTCAATCCATGAGCATCCATTTATCGTAGGACCAAGCACCCGATATTGAGTTAGAGCCGGTTGGGAAGCTTCTAATCCTGATTGATGAGCCAAGATGATCCTCTCTGTCTTTCCATCGTCAAGATGCACCTGCAATCAATGATGAAATAAATACAATCTCACTACTTCTTCACAACAGATATCTGAAACTTGACTTTAGAGATAGAGAACCTTCGTAAGAGGAGCACAAATTAAGCCTTCCTTTTCCTTGGGTGACCCCTATAACCAATGCCCAGTACCTCTGACATTTTGCTCTACATGCATCATTCCAAGCCTAGAATTATCCAAATCATGTCAATTTTGAGAATTAAATCTTAAAAGTTTTACATATTTCATATTACAAGCTAGTGCCTGGTGCTAGACGAGTGATTACAAACATGAGGTACGATACCCTGCACGATGATTTCCCAATGTTGATGTCAGTGTATAATGACTGCAGAAGAGATGCACTTTCTTTTGCTCTTCCTATTAAAAGGAGGCCACTGCTCTCTCTATCAAGCCGATGAACCTGATAATAAGCTTAGATTATGCAATTAGAAACTACATGAATGAACTTAGTTCAAAAGTAAACCAAAGAGTACGTCGAAGACTGCTGATATGAACAGTCTATTCTACAGAAAAGCTAGTAACTAGGATACAAAGCCGCATGTTCTTCAAAACCCCAAGAATTTTATTTGATGGGAGTCATATAGAACTGATATCGTACCAATTTAGGACCTTCATCATAATCATAAGATAACGCTGCTGCTGCCAACGCATCCATGCTGTTATGGACTGGCACATTACCCTAACCAAATCATTTACATGTACATTAAATCAAACGGTAACACAACATGCTGATATAATGAAACAGTAGGAGACACTACAAAGACTGGCACAGTCTAGATTCTAACCTTAACCGGCAATTTTGGGGGCTTGTTCAGCACTATTATAGCAGAGTCCTGACATATGCCCAAAATACAACAATCAGAAACGTAAACACATTGATGAAACTTGACAAGAGTGCAGGAGTTGGACCTTGTACTTGACAAGCCTTTGCAAGTAGTCAATCTCATCCGCATTTGGGTACAATGTCTCACTCGGTATGCAGTCAAATCTCCTTGAAACTTTACTATCCGCAATCGATACGGGCACATATACTCTTGCACCTTCCTCCATTACCTCACTAGGCCTAATCTATTTCAAAGAGAGTCATCACAACACATAAAAATGGAAATGCTTTCTTGCTACACAATCAGCCTGACAACATGAGCAAAAATGATTACCTTTCTCATATGTTTCACTTGCCCTTCCTTCCGAACTGAACTTGGGCATTCCATCTGAACCTATAATTAAATTGAACACACTATTGAGACATAAAAATCAAAAACTTTAGGGAGAAGAGTTGATCAAGTTTTACTTACAAGACCTTTGTTGAAATGGGACCGAATGGCAGTGTCGTCAATCTCATGGAAGTAACACTTGAGCCAACTGACAGCGGTGACGTGTGAGGGTCGTGAAACGACGCCGTCTTGGtatgacttcttcttcttcttcttcttccccggCAAATGTCGACCGGGAAAAGGCGGCAAGGAGAGTAGCTGCCTGGGCTTTGGGCCTTCTTTCAGTGGGCCCAATTTGGCCACGTGGTTCGATACTCGGATGAGCGGCGGCGGTCCGGCGATTTCCGATGCGCTAGAGTATTGGCGAGTACAGAGTGACGCGTGGCAGAAGCGGATGATTCTTCTCCGCATCGTTTTACATGTGAGGAGACATATGaaagctatatatatattagacaaAATTGTCTCTTTAGGAATTGCCAAATACATACCTAGACACCTTATCAGGAATAATGCGAAAGAAGAGTTCTTCACGTACCATTTTCTCGAAAATCACCAAATCTTTGGAACACTCTGCTGTATAATTGGCTACTCCAGGACATTATAGGCCGCTGAATGCTATGGGATCGAACCGTCTTTTGAATTTCCGCCATCAGGATCTGTTGGGGAAGCTGTGCTGTTAAATGCATGCATGGCTCTGTTGGGAGTGTACGTTCTTTCAGATTATTTTTGGTATGAATTGTAAAGCAGCCTTTACATCCATTGTGGTACATAAATTCCTTCTAACACCGACTCAAATTTGGACAGGCCTCTTTCTGTGGTTTGGACATCTCCATTAGTTGCAACGTTGGGCATGCAGGTCCTTGACAATTCCCCTTGCTATGGTTGCTGACACGGTGATTCACGGTCGTCGGTTCTCTGCAATCTACATCTTTGGTTGCATTCACGTATGTTGTACCTTATGACTATTAAATCGCCACCATAATGCAGATTACAAGAACTAGCTTTTATTGGACCTGTCATGGCAAACCTTAGAGTTGTAATAGTATGAACAAAGCTCAGAATTTTAATTTGTAGTTTCTATGTACACTACATGTGTAAGATATAGGACACATCTACTACTTACCTTATGTTGTACTTGTAGTGTAACTGTTCAAATTGTGGTATGGATTTTGGTAGCTTCTCTTTGTGACAATTAATTCCCTCCCCATTTTGCATTTAATACTGCGActctgtgagagaaagcattgTTTGATTTCTGGTTGTCTAATCTTACTCAAATTTATGTATCTCACTGTTCTTTTGCCACTTCTCACTGTCCGTAGCAGTTTCTTCGAACATGTTATAGTATTAGAAAGAGACGCTATAACAATGACCACTGAATATTGGCTCTTTTcctggagagcatgtttagaaAAATCAATCTCGAGCAATTTCGTTAAATTTTTTTCCTATATGGATCTCTACCAACAAAATGTTTTTGAAGGAAGGCAAagccaatatattgatcaaaagccataatggccattacatatccttccaCTGCCATCAAGACaaacaagaagatgtgttagtacccacagCGGTACATAGAACTACatcactcatttgacattaaatacatcgaaatagcttgaatcctccatcggtactactccagaagatTCGCTAGATGCACAAAAGTGCGTAGGTCCCTAAGAGACTTAAGAAATTATTGAAAGTAATTAAAACTAATTACTAACCTAGAGTTCcttaaaaaaaggaaataaaaataaaactagtaAAGTAGGTTGGGCCAAAAACTATGCCCAAACCaacagcccaagcccaagcccatgtCAAGAAACGGCAGCCACCGTACCAGCGCCTCTCTTGGAATCCCGTCGCGGCCTACCACCTTCCACGCTCCCACCTCCGCCTGCCGCTACCTAGGCCGACCAACCAAATCCGAAATGGAGCAAACAGAGCTCGGCGCGCAACTGCAACCTGCAAACAGGCCGAGTCAACGACGATCCAACCCCATGCCCGCCTCCATCCATGCTGGCCGCTTGGATCTATCTCCATTGGAAAGAATCCCTAGACGAAGGCTGCAGGATCTCGCCCTGGAGACCATGACCGCCGCTGCCAGCCACTGAACCACCGCCGACCTTGCCCACTATCGCGTCTGGATCCCAGCGAAATAACTCTGATGCCGACAACACTATTCTCCACACCAAcaaaatgtttaggcatttcttattctaaaaaaatttGGTCTTAGAGAAATTTAACAACCaccttcagttttttttttttttttataataaattttACGTACTTAGATTAATTATAACTAGATGGGCCTCACACACTATGTGCGTgaatgttgttttttttttttaataagaattgagatttttttttgttacaagagTGGGTAGTTTTTAGGGTAGTTTTTTTCAAGTTCTTATTTGTTTCactttcattaatttttttctttttcctattttctttttattttttaatttaattatatTACCCCTATCTAATTTATGAGTtgtaaagttttttaatatttcattgtcattttagtacattttttctgttttgactAATAAAACCTCttatcttaataataatatagatattaactaatttttcttctaataaatttttttttttatgtaaattTAGTCTTTCATGAGCCGATCACACACACACTTACGACGAAAAACTTAGTCTAAATTCTATTGGGCCAAATaagcatttttttagtgtttttttttttttttggggggggggggggtggggtggTGGATTTACAAGAAAGTAGGTGAAAAAGTACTGTtataaagggaaaagaaaaggagcGGAGTGCCTACCGGAAGTGGAGTCGAGGGCATATTCTATTTGGATTTTGGATCGAAGAGTTGTGTGTGAGAGAAATCGAAGAGCAAGAATGGAGAAGGGAAAGGGAGTTATGGGAGCCGGTCGAAGATGGGCCGTTGACTTGACGGACAACTCAACCTCTCCTTGTTGCCGCGACGTTCCTGACCCTCCTGGCTTCTCCAGGGCCTCCTCCGATCAGGTACCCCttaccatctctctctctctctcgattgGATTTTCGGTCTTGAATTCGacctaaaccctaattttctGTAGGACGATTCAACTGTGAGTCGCCAGAAGAAGGAAGCTGAATCGACATGGAAATCTCAGGTAATTTCACATCCAGTTTTAATGTTACTATCAGTTGGATTAGGGTTTCTCTTCCTTGCTCTTTGATTTCAAGACCTATATGTAGGGATAACAAGTTTCACTTTACATCTGAACTTAATAATGAGTTGATTACAAACTATGACCTCCATGGGAATTAGATGTTTGTAGACTGTGAACTAGTGTTTTTTCCATATTGGATGCATGAGGCTGATGGTCACTGTTTTCTGTAATATAAGATTATGGTTCTTTCTGTTTGTGCAGAAAGCTTGGGAAGTTGCTCAGGCCCCCTTTAAGAATTTGTTAATGATGGGCTTCATGATGTGGATGGCTGGCAGCACTGTCCATTTGTTCAGCATTGGAATTACATTTTCTGCTCTCTGGCAGCCCATAAGTGCCTTACAAGGTGTAGGAAAGGGTAAGATGTctgctcttttcttttcttgttcaaCAGTTGCTGCTTTTCCATTAGCCATCGCTCCATATGACTCTGTACAAATCCATGTTGGATAGCCTAACATACATGAATCTCTGCATTGCTGCATAATTGATGTGCATATGGCGTTGGGTTACTTGATGTAGTGTTTTTTAAATTTGGTTCTGCAGTTTTTGAGCCCTACAAGGACAGCAAAGTGGATCTTCTTGGCCCAAAGTTGCTCTTCATCGCCCTTAATTTGGGGGGTTTGGCACTTGGTGTCTGGAAGGTGAATTATTCTTTAGCCTTCTTAATTGCTTTATCCCTAATGATATCTTTAAAGGAATTTAGTTTGTTAAATATTCATTGTTCCTGGCAGCTTAACACATTGGGTTTGCTTCCTACACATGCATCCGACTGGGTTTCATCCTTACCCCCTGCTCAGGTACTGTTTATCCTCCCCTAGCATTAAATTTCATCTGGAATGTGGTCTTTGTTCCATTCCTGAGGGATGTGAACTAAATCTTAGGTGTCTGGCCTCTAACTCTCTCTTTGTGGGAGGGTGACGAGATTATATTTTCTGCCACAAAAAAGCTTCTTTGAAATGTTTCGCGGCATTAGGTTGTCATTCTTGATGGCTTTCTCCTAGCTGTTGTATAGCTCTTTTAACATTTTCTCGTCCAATTTTCAGGAGGTTGAGTATTCTGGTGGTGGCATTCCTCTCCATTGACATCCATGTTTGTTTCGGTTTGCTGCCCATATCAGCAAGGATAATGAGACTTGCAGAAAGTGAAGCAGGAGGAGGAGATGTGTTGCTGTGTATTGGCTGATGGCGCATAGCATGTGACTTGGTCTCATGTGATTCTAGAGTTCAAATGATATCAACTAAATTTTGTGGTGGGCATAGAGCCAGTTTGTAGTACTTTTATTCAAGCTACTCGATGGATTATCATCAAATCTATATTTTAACAGTTTGATCTTTGCTAGCATTGGCTTTTTCAGGGATTGTAATCCAAACTGAATTATACTTTATTAGTCATTTTCATTCTCTTCAGAATATGCTTTATTAGTCACCCGGTAATAAACAGACGAGTATGATCATTTTTCTGTTCCAGTGTTAATAATGTCAGGTTCTATATACCAGAACAAACAGGTCTTGCCTGAGTCGGAAGGGAAGATTATCTTGTAACCAAAGAAAGGGAAGGTTATAAATAAAATTTGCGCATTTTTTcttaagaaaataagaaatttgTTCGGGGGTATAAGCGTCATTTGAGAGAGCGATAATTGAAATCCAACAACCTCCTCCCGAGCCTGAGGTGGTGATTATCGAAGCAGCGAAAGCGAAGAAAGGAAGGTAACGATGGCGATGGAGCTAACAGCAGAGGAGCTGAGACAGTACAACGGCACAGACCCATCGAAGCCGATATACGTGGCAGTGAAGAGCCGCATCTTCGACGTGACCAACGGCAAGTCGTTTTACGGTCCTGGAGGTCCCTACGCCATGTTCGCAGGCAAGGACGCCAGCCGAGCTCTGGCCAAGATGACCAAGAACGAAGAAGACATCACCGCCGACGTCCAAGGCCTCTCCGACAAGGAGATCGGCGTCCTCACCGACTGGGAGAACAAGTTCGAGGCTAAGTACCCCGTTGTTGGCCGTGTTGtttcttgaaattcaaattcccCTTTTTATCTCTCTCTGTAATCCAAATAAGGGCCTTTTGCTTCTGGCTCAAACTATGATCTTGGATGTTTAGTATGTTTAAAAGTGGATCAAATATATGGATTGTATTTATGTGTGGATTAATGTTTGAATTGTGGATTTGGGGCGGCTCTTACTTTTGTCTATTCTATTAAAGACTCTCGTTTGCTCTAACTCTGTAA
Coding sequences:
- the LOC112173610 gene encoding ER membrane protein complex subunit 4, which encodes MEKGKGVMGAGRRWAVDLTDNSTSPCCRDVPDPPGFSRASSDQDDSTVSRQKKEAESTWKSQKAWEVAQAPFKNLLMMGFMMWMAGSTVHLFSIGITFSALWQPISALQGVGKVFEPYKDSKVDLLGPKLLFIALNLGGLALGVWKLNTLGLLPTHASDWVSSLPPAQEVEYSGGGIPLH
- the LOC112173611 gene encoding probable steroid-binding protein 3, coding for MAMELTAEELRQYNGTDPSKPIYVAVKSRIFDVTNGKSFYGPGGPYAMFAGKDASRALAKMTKNEEDITADVQGLSDKEIGVLTDWENKFEAKYPVVGRVVS